The Canis lupus familiaris isolate Mischka breed German Shepherd chromosome 14, alternate assembly UU_Cfam_GSD_1.0, whole genome shotgun sequence genome window below encodes:
- the LOC102153873 gene encoding putative elongation factor 1-alpha-like 3 has translation MGKEKTHNNIVIIGHVDSGTSTATGHLIYKCGGIDKRTIEKFEKEAAEMGKGSFKYAWVLDNLKAECECGITIDISLWKFETSKYYVTITDAPGHRDFIKNMIIGTSQADCVVLIVAAGVGELGAGISKDGQTREHALLAYTVGVKQLIVGVNKMDSTEPPSSQKRYEEIIKEVGTYIKKIGYNPNTVAFVPISGWNGDNMLEPSANMPWFKGWKVTPKDGNASGTTLLEALDCILPPTRPTDKPLQLPLQDVYKIGGIGTVPVGRVETGVLKPGMVVTFALVNVTTEIKSVEMHHEALSEALPGDNVGFNVKNVSVKDVRGDSVADDSKIDPSMEAAGFTAQGIILNHPGQISAGYAPGHCHMAHSACKFAELKEKIDHHSEKKLEDGPKFLKSGDAAIVDMVPGKPMCVESFSDYPPLGHFAVRDMRQTVAVGVIKAVDKEAAGAGKVITSAQKAQKDK, from the coding sequence atgggaaaggaaaagactcacaacAACATTGTCATTattggacacgtagattcgggcaCGTCTACcgctactggccatctgatctacaaatgtggtgggatcgacaaaagaactatcgaaaaattcgagaaggaggctgctgagatgggaaaaggctccttcaagtatgcctgggtcttggacaATCTGAAAGCTGAATGTGAatgtggtatcaccattgatatctccctgtggaaattcgagaccagcaagtattatgtgaccatcactgatgccccaggacacagagactttatcaaaaatatGATTATAGGCACGTCTCAGGCTGACTGTgttgtcctgattgttgctgctggtgttggtgaactgggagcaggtatctccaaggatgggcagacccgtgagcatgcccttctggcttacacagtgggtgtaaaacaactaattgttggtgttaacaaaatggattccactgaaccaccctccagccagaagagatatgaggaaatcattaaggaagtcggcacctacattaagaaaattggctacaaccccaacacagtagcatttgtgccaatttctggttggaatggtgacaacatgctggagccaagtgctaacatgccttggttcaagggatggaaagtcacccctAAAGACgggaatgccagtggaaccacactgcttgaggCTCTGGATTGCATCctgccaccaactcgtccaactgataagcccttgcagCTGCCTCTCCaggacgtctacaaaattggtggtattggtactgtcccagtgggtcgagtggagactggtgttcttaagcctggcatggtggtcacctttgctctggtcaatgttacaactgaaataaagtctgttgaaatgcaccatgaagctttgagtgaggctcttcctggggacaatgtgggcttcaatgtcaagaacgtatctgtcaaagatgttcgtgGTGACAGTGTGGCTGATGACAGCAAAATTGACCCATccatggaagcagctggcttcacagctcaggggattatcctgaaccatcctggccaaatcagtgctggatatgcacctgggCATTGTCACATGGCTCACagtgcttgcaagtttgctgagctgaaggagaagatagatcatcattctgaaaaaaagctggaggatggtcccaagttcttgaaatctggggatgctgccattgttgatatggttcctggcaaacctatgtgtgttgagagcttctctgactatcctcctctgggccattttgctgttcgtgacatgagacagacggttgctgtgggtgtcatcaaagcagtggacaaggaggcagctggagctggcaaagtcatcacgtctgcccagaaagctcagaaggataagtga